A genomic stretch from Algoriphagus halophilus includes:
- a CDS encoding type II toxin-antitoxin system ParD family antitoxin has product MKNTSVSLGSYFDQFVQNQVSEGRYKNVSEVIRAGLRLLENEESKAIALRNAIQKGIDSGIADDFDPENHLQKLKSQRLKNG; this is encoded by the coding sequence ATGAAAAATACATCAGTATCCCTCGGAAGTTATTTTGACCAATTTGTACAAAACCAGGTTTCTGAAGGCAGGTATAAAAATGTAAGTGAAGTAATCCGTGCAGGGCTTCGTCTTTTGGAAAATGAGGAGAGCAAGGCAATCGCTTTGCGGAATGCGATTCAAAAAGGTATAGATAGTGGAATTGCGGATGATTTTGATCCTGAAAATCACCTGCAGAAATTGAAGTCTCAGAGGTTGAAAAATGGGTAA
- a CDS encoding type II toxin-antitoxin system RelE/ParE family toxin encodes MGKYKFTNEAVEDLSAIWNYTLDNWSESQADKYYRFILESCQEIADNPDLGKNYEGIARNLFGLKVNRHIIFYRKLSSSLIEITRILHERMDLKNRMNE; translated from the coding sequence ATGGGTAAATATAAATTCACCAATGAAGCGGTAGAGGATTTATCAGCTATTTGGAATTATACATTAGACAATTGGTCGGAATCGCAAGCGGACAAATACTATCGTTTCATTCTTGAAAGTTGCCAGGAAATTGCTGATAACCCAGATTTAGGAAAAAATTATGAGGGAATAGCGCGGAATTTATTTGGTCTCAAAGTAAATCGTCATATTATTTTTTACCGCAAATTATCTTCTTCGCTGATTGAAATAACTAGAATCTTACATGAAAGGATGGATTTGAAAAACAGGATGAATGAATAA